Proteins encoded by one window of Dialister pneumosintes:
- a CDS encoding LysR family transcriptional regulator yields the protein MLKLTLMVMTYFQKVAELQHVTKTAEALQVAQPTVSRVINSIEKDFNVPLFTRKGRNITLTPFGEILLKHTNRILEEVELTKRELDTAKQQEQQTVRLSISAASKLLPVFLAGFKKEYPEVNFELLLRGANERPSSIGGLNTDLELTSDIKPMTNDHSVTLFREELLMALPQSDPRSKMISVNLNDFAEDGFICLHKGQSLRKIIEYYCRKAGFTPRVDLESDSLLTVREFIRAGMGISLVPQITWSDISCGEQVTLIPITSPRCYRYITLTWDGSVPLSRPAVLLKDYIIRYFADYAKTKAVIY from the coding sequence ATGTTGAAACTTACATTAATGGTTATGACTTACTTTCAGAAAGTAGCAGAACTTCAACATGTAACTAAAACTGCGGAAGCACTTCAGGTTGCACAACCGACTGTGAGTAGGGTGATTAATTCTATAGAAAAAGATTTTAATGTTCCTTTGTTCACAAGAAAAGGAAGAAATATTACGCTAACACCTTTTGGAGAAATATTACTTAAGCATACTAATCGTATTTTGGAAGAAGTAGAATTAACTAAACGAGAATTAGATACGGCTAAGCAACAAGAACAACAAACGGTACGTCTTTCTATATCAGCTGCTTCTAAGTTGTTACCTGTATTTCTTGCCGGATTTAAGAAAGAGTATCCGGAAGTAAATTTTGAATTATTATTACGAGGTGCTAATGAAAGACCTAGTAGTATTGGAGGATTGAATACTGATTTAGAGTTGACCAGTGATATTAAACCTATGACTAATGATCATTCGGTTACTTTATTTAGAGAAGAATTATTGATGGCATTACCGCAATCAGATCCTCGATCAAAAATGATTAGTGTAAATTTAAATGATTTTGCGGAAGACGGTTTTATTTGTTTACATAAAGGACAAAGTTTACGTAAAATTATTGAATACTATTGTAGAAAAGCAGGATTTACACCTCGTGTAGATTTAGAAAGTGATAGTTTACTTACGGTAAGAGAGTTTATCAGAGCGGGAATGGGGATATCTTTAGTACCGCAAATTACTTGGAGTGACATTTCCTGCGGGGAACAAGTCACTTTAATTCCTATTACATCTCCAAGGTGCTATAGGTATATTACTTTAACTTGGGATGGAAGCGTTCCTCTATCAAGACCTGCTGTTCTTTTAAAAGATTACATTATAAGATATTTTGCTGATTACGCAAAAACAAAAGCTGTTATTTATTAA